The region CATCATTATTGTTTGAAACAGTGACATCCCTGTAATTGATAAGATATGAATGAACTACGCCTTGTTCTGATGCGAGTGTTCATCTTTTGAGCAAACATCGCAGCGTAAACAAAGCGTAAACAAAGATAGAAACGATAGAAAATTTTTTCAAAAATATTTTTTATCCTTTACTATTAAATATTAATTTGTTATAATTCTAATGTACTAATAATTATCAATTAAGGAAGGGGAAGAGGAAATGGGAAACCAACACAACGCTTCCAAATGTCCGTATCATGGCAGCGTCACAAGCTACAACTCAAACCGAACAACCAATAAAGACTGGTGGCCCAACCAGCTGAACTTAAGCATTCTCCATCAACACGACCGAAAAACGAATCCTCATGATGAAGAGTTCAATTATGCTGAGGAATTTCAAAAATTGGACTATTGGGCGTTAAAAGAAGATTTGCGCAAGTTGATGACGGAAAGCCAAGACTGGTGGCCGGCTGATTATGGTCATTACGGTCCGCTGTTCATCCGCATGGCGTGGCATTCGGCCGGAACGTACCGCATCGGCGACGGCCGCGGCGGAGGTTCGACCGGCACGCAGCGCTTTGCGCCGCTAAACAGTTGGCCGGACAACGCCAATTTGGATAAAGCGCGGCGGTTGCTATGGCCGATCAAGAAAAAATACGGAAACAAGATTTCTTGGGCGGACTTGATCGTGCTAGCCGGCAATGTGGCGATTGAGTCAATGGGAGGAAAAACGATCGGGTTTGGCGCCGGCCGAGAGGATGTATGGCACCCGGAAGAAGACATTTACTGGGGATCGGAAAAAGAGTGGCTTGACTCCGAACGTTACAGCGGAGACCGCGAACTGGAAAACCCGCTGGCGGCCGTTCAGATGGGACTGATTTATGTCAACCCAGAAGGCCCTGACGGTAAGCCAGATCCAAAGGCGGCGGCCCGCGATATTCGCGAAACATTCAGACGGATGGGGATGAACGACGAAGAAACCGTCGCCTTGATCGCAGGCGGCCATACGTTCGGCAAAGCGCATGGCGCCGGCCCTGCCTCGCACGTAGGTCCCGAACCGGAAGCCGCCCCGATTGAAGCACAAGGGCTGGGCTGGATCAGCTCGTATGGAAAAGGAAAGGGACGCGACACGATTACGAGCGGCATTGAAGGGGCTTGGACGCCGACTCCGACTCAATGGGATACGTCGTATTTCGACTTGCTGTTTGGCTATGACTGGTGGCTGACAAAGAGCCCAGCCGGAGCATGGCAATGGCAAGCGGTAGACCCTGATGAAAAAGATTTGGCGCCCGATCCGGAAGATGCATCGAAAAAAGTGCCGACAATCATGATGACAACCGATTTGGCGCTGCGTTTTGATCCGGAATACGAAAAAATCGCCCGCCGGTTCCACCAAAATCCGGAGGAATTCGCGGACGCATTTGCCCGGGCTTGGTTTAAACTCATTCACCGAGATATGGGTCCGAAAACGAGATATCTCGGCCCGGAAGTCCCGAAAGAAGACTTCATCTGGCAAGATCCAATTCCAGAGGTGGACTATGAGCTGAGCGATTCAGAGATTGAAGAAATCAAAGCGAAAATTTTGAACTCGGGACTGACCGTCAGTGAACTGGTGAAAACATCTTGGGCTTCCGCAAGCACGTTCCGCAATTCCGATAAGCGCGGCGGAGCCAACGGCGCCCGCATCCGTCTCGCTCCGCAAAAAGATTGGGAAGTCAACGAACCGGAGCGGCTGGCAAAAGTGCTTTCGGTTTATGAAGAGATCCAAAGCCAGCTGCCGAAAAAAGTAAGCATCGCCGATCTCATCGTCCTTGGCGGCAGCGCCGCGGTCGAAAAAGCAGCCCGCGATGCCGGCTTTGATGTCAAGGTGCCGTTCATCCCCGGACGGGGCGACGCGACACAAGAGCAAACCGATGTCGAGAGCTTTGCGGTGTTAGAACCGTTTGCGGACGGGTTCCGCAACTATCTGAAGAAAGAGTACAGCGTTCCGCCTGAAGAGCTGCTCGTCGACAAAGCGCAGCTTCTTGGGTTGACGGCTCCAGAAATGACTGTGCTTGTCGGCGGTTTGCGGGTGCTTGGGGCAAACTACCGTGATTTGTCGCACGGCGTCTTCACCGACCGCATCGGGGTGCTGACGAACGACTTCTTTGTCAACTTGGTGGACATGAACTATGAATGGGTGCCGACCGAAAGCGGCATTTACGAAATTTGCGATCGGAAAACAGGCGAAGTGCGGTGGACGGCAACCCGGGTCGACCTCATTTTCGGGGCCAACTCGATCCTCCGTTCGTACGCGGAATTTTACGCCCAAGACGACAACCAAGAAAAATTCGTCCGCGACTTTATCAACGCTTGGGTCAAAGTGATGAACGCCGATCGTTTTGACATTCATTTGAAACAAGCCAAAGAGTCGGTCACGGTTTGATCGGCGAGGCGAAAAGAAGCAGCTTGCCGCTGAATTGGCAAGCTGCTTTTGTATGTATGTCTAGAACATTGTGCAGCAGTCTTCGAAGGGAAGCAAAGGTTCAACGCAAACTTTTTCTATTTTGAAGTTTGAAAAGCTGCATTTTGGCCTCGCTCCTTCTTCAGTATATAGTATATTTTAGAGAAAAAGGAGACTGGGTTATGAATTTGTCCCGTTTCGTTGTCAAGGGGAAGTGTCGCCGGCATGATTTCTGGTGTCATACTCGGCTTGTTTTTCAAAACCAATTGGAATATATTGGAACATCAATGTGTATACGCTGCTGTTAAATGTCCATTATATTCCTGTTTTCAACCGATTTTCGTTTTCGGAAATGGTGGGGTTCTCCTTTTCACTTGATTATATCGGTCATTCTAGCGACGATTCTTTTATACGTTGCCGCAAAGCACCAATGGACGCGTCGGCAAATGATGGTGCGTACGATCGGAACTTCTCTTTTCATTGGCCTTGTTCTTTATCCAACAACCGCCTTGACGGAGCGGACACCGCCATTGACTTCTGTTTCTGCGTTGTTTTGCTGGCTGTTTGGACATTTGTTATATGGAGCGGTGCTCAGCTTGTTCTGGGAAAAGAACGAGACGCAAGCGATTAGGAGATAAGGAAACGGAATGGGTAGAAAGAGGATGGAGCGATGCCTGTTGTCGCTGCAAATCTTGTTGTGTTTATATTTGCGTTCTACTCATACAGTTTTCTAAAATTTCTACCAAACCAGTAAATAACTATAGTGAATCCAGTTCGAAGCTTAGGGAATTGAAAGAAGGGTGGAATTATTTAATAAACATTCCGTATTTAAAGTGGTTATTAATTACCGCTTGTCTCACAAATGTTTTGCACAGTTCGTTAACGATTGCGGCACCGGCAATCCCAGTAGAGAAATCACAGTTGGACTCGAAGCTTGTCTAAACAGCATGAAAAAACACCTCCAGCTGAGATAATCAACGACCGATAATAAAAATGAGATAATTCGTTTAAAAAATGATAATTCGTAGACACAAAAATTATGAGGGGAACTTAGGTTAACAAGTTCCGAATAATTGATTTTATGGGCACTTGAGGGAAGAAACCCTCAATTTTCGGGAAATTTGTTTAGTTTACATAATATAAATTATAAGAAGTTGCGAAAGGGTCTGTTTCGATAACAAGTAATCTCATAATAGTGAGACAAAACAAAAAAACGCCCATCGACACGCCCACCTAAAATAAAAACGCGCAGCCTCTTGATTTCTCATTCAAGAAGCTGCGCGTTACCCACTGCGCGTCGGCAGCTGCAGGGACCGCATGATCTCATCCTTTCTCCTTTCGTTTAGGCAATATCCGTTTGACGATAGCGGACGCCTTTATACCGAACGCGAACTGGCACGCCTTTTTCTTGCTTATGCTTCACTAGAAGCCGTCGGGCTTTTGAAAAGGCTTCCATCATCCCAGATGCCAGAATAGCCTCTTCCCACACAATCGTTTTCCCTTGGACTGTGTAGAAGGAAAATACATACTGTTTCACCGTCCTCACCTCCCTATATACTTATTATAATCAAAGACTGTTTTTCCTAAACACAAAAACTGTTACAATTATGTTAACTTTTTCTCTTCAGCGTTTCCGCAACAAATAAAGGTGTCCCAATCCTTCCTAAAAGAGATCGGAACACCTTTTTCTTTTTGCGCATATGTGGCTGTTGGACCTTGCGGGTTGTGATGATCTTGCCAGTTAGTGCCGCAATCCGTTTTGTTCCCAATATTTTAGGTATGGATACGGATTGATCGCATTCCAGTTCGCATCATACAGGCCAACGTGCAAGTGCGGGGCAAATTTTCCAGTCGTGCCGACCGGACCGTAGCCAGAGTCGCCGACAAAGCCGACGAGCTGTCCTTTCACGACAGCTTGTCCTTCCGACAGATTCGCCGCATATCCTTGCAAGTGGGTATAATAGAGAAACAGCCCGGCCTTTGTCCGAATGGTCAGCCGCCAGCCACCGAGTTCACTCCACCCATACCGAACGACCGTGCCGTCCACAGCGGCGTAAACAGGCGTTCCTTTGGAAGCGAAAATGTCTGTCCCTTCATGCCTCCTCTCTCCCCCGTAGCTTCGACTTTGCCCGTACGTATCGGAAAATGGTGTATATGTCCCCGCTTTGAGAGGAAAAATGCCATCCTGCAACTGAGGGAGCGCCGTCGGCGGAGTCGGCGCTGCTTGCGGGATCGTGAGAGTCTGGCCAACATAAATCGTATCCGTGGATAGACGGTTGGCAGTTTTCAGCTCAGCGACCGTCACGCCGTATTTTTGCGCGATGGCATATAAACTGTCTCCAGCCCGAACGGTATAAACGATCGCTGCAGCGGCTGAAGATGAGGATGAATTGTTGGTGGATGGCGGAGTGACGCGCAGCGTCTGCCCCGGGTAAATCGTGTCGCTTGCTAAGTTGTTCCAACTCTTAAGATCCGCAATGGACACGCCGTATATATGCGCGATCTTCCATAAACTGTCCCCGTTTTGGACCGTGTATGCCGAATTGGAAGCGTTTACATTATCGGCAATGCCTCCAGCCAGCCAAAGAGCGACGAGCGCCGCACCATACGTTCGTTTCCTTTGCCCTTTCCTCATCAGTTTCCTCTCCCTGCAGTGTTAGGTTTATAGAATGGTACAGTTGTATTTTATAAGGAAACAGACAGAAAGGACAAGACAGTAAATACAGGAAATTAGCACAGTTCAGTTTCTTAGAAAAAGAAAACCGGCATCATGATTCAATGCCGGTTTGTTGCTTGTATTGTTTGACGGCCGCTTTATAGTCGGCTTGAATGGCATCTTTGTCTCGTCCGAGCCGAACGCTTAAAAAGTCGAGCACGGCTGCATCATGGGCAAGGCCAGCAGCGAACTGCCGCTTCAGCCAACGTTCGCCGGCGGTTTCCTCTGGGAACGTATGGGTCTCTCCCCCATTGGCATACACACTCCAACCTTGAGCGGTTTTGCGACTCAGCCACCATTGGCCGTGGTGGTTCGTCCAAAACACCCCTTCTTCCTCGTTTTTTTGGTTCCATTGATTTTGTTCCGCATCACCGTATACCGGCAAAAGCGGAAACGTCTCGACGACGAAAAGCGGAAACGTCGTGTCGTCGATAAGGCAACCGGACGCTTTCGGATGGCCGCCGCCGCCAAACTGCTTAGCGAACTCAGCGACGTTGACATTATCGTGAATGGTGCGGAAGCCGATATGCTTTGTCCCCATATTGACTAAAGCGATCAAGTCAAGATGAGGATAACGCTTGGATAACGCATTGCCCAATTCCGACAAATGGCGTTCGGCAAACACAACGCCGATGCAATAGTTTCCAAGCCAGCGCTGGACGAGCTGCTTTTGTTTTTGTCGAATGTAGCGTTGAATTTTCTTTTCTTCCATATCCAAAAGCAGCTCTTCCGTTTCCGTC is a window of Geobacillus kaustophilus DNA encoding:
- the katG gene encoding catalase/peroxidase HPI, whose protein sequence is MGNQHNASKCPYHGSVTSYNSNRTTNKDWWPNQLNLSILHQHDRKTNPHDEEFNYAEEFQKLDYWALKEDLRKLMTESQDWWPADYGHYGPLFIRMAWHSAGTYRIGDGRGGGSTGTQRFAPLNSWPDNANLDKARRLLWPIKKKYGNKISWADLIVLAGNVAIESMGGKTIGFGAGREDVWHPEEDIYWGSEKEWLDSERYSGDRELENPLAAVQMGLIYVNPEGPDGKPDPKAAARDIRETFRRMGMNDEETVALIAGGHTFGKAHGAGPASHVGPEPEAAPIEAQGLGWISSYGKGKGRDTITSGIEGAWTPTPTQWDTSYFDLLFGYDWWLTKSPAGAWQWQAVDPDEKDLAPDPEDASKKVPTIMMTTDLALRFDPEYEKIARRFHQNPEEFADAFARAWFKLIHRDMGPKTRYLGPEVPKEDFIWQDPIPEVDYELSDSEIEEIKAKILNSGLTVSELVKTSWASASTFRNSDKRGGANGARIRLAPQKDWEVNEPERLAKVLSVYEEIQSQLPKKVSIADLIVLGGSAAVEKAARDAGFDVKVPFIPGRGDATQEQTDVESFAVLEPFADGFRNYLKKEYSVPPEELLVDKAQLLGLTAPEMTVLVGGLRVLGANYRDLSHGVFTDRIGVLTNDFFVNLVDMNYEWVPTESGIYEICDRKTGEVRWTATRVDLIFGANSILRSYAEFYAQDDNQEKFVRDFINAWVKVMNADRFDIHLKQAKESVTV
- a CDS encoding DHH family phosphoesterase, which encodes MIKLFTDSDLDGIGCGLLAKLAFAEVNISFCSYRNLDERVAQFLQSDEANGAMLFITDLAVGKEVEQQLAERAARGGHVQVIDHHVTALHFNNYPWGWIVPARDDGKKTSATSLFYDYLVREGMLVPNETIDVFVELVRQYDTWEWEEKGNSQAKRLNDLLTILGLDGFWETMSERLASGEPFALTETEELLLDMEEKKIQRYIRQKQKQLVQRWLGNYCIGVVFAERHLSELGNALSKRYPHLDLIALVNMGTKHIGFRTIHDNVNVAEFAKQFGGGGHPKASGCLIDDTTFPLFVVETFPLLPVYGDAEQNQWNQKNEEEGVFWTNHHGQWWLSRKTAQGWSVYANGGETHTFPEETAGERWLKRQFAAGLAHDAAVLDFLSVRLGRDKDAIQADYKAAVKQYKQQTGIES
- a CDS encoding LysM peptidoglycan-binding domain-containing protein → MRKGQRKRTYGAALVALWLAGGIADNVNASNSAYTVQNGDSLWKIAHIYGVSIADLKSWNNLASDTIYPGQTLRVTPPSTNNSSSSSAAAAIVYTVRAGDSLYAIAQKYGVTVAELKTANRLSTDTIYVGQTLTIPQAAPTPPTALPQLQDGIFPLKAGTYTPFSDTYGQSRSYGGERRHEGTDIFASKGTPVYAAVDGTVVRYGWSELGGWRLTIRTKAGLFLYYTHLQGYAANLSEGQAVVKGQLVGFVGDSGYGPVGTTGKFAPHLHVGLYDANWNAINPYPYLKYWEQNGLRH